A section of the Mangifera indica cultivar Alphonso chromosome 12, CATAS_Mindica_2.1, whole genome shotgun sequence genome encodes:
- the LOC123193611 gene encoding uncharacterized protein LOC123193611 isoform X2, with the protein MGLVNPRFRMIRTLKESNGPFFFAELIPTFCSDTRTTIRELIRILEKPVVDFHILEELCMKIKGASSCIGAHQIALASGDLFRAVTDKCKERCVVAVDAIKHEFMRLNERLDAVLQLEQKILSHR; encoded by the exons ATG GGTTTGGTGAACCCTCGTTTTCGAATGATTCGTACGTTGAAGGAGTCTAATGGCCCTTTCTTTTTTGCTGAGTTGATACCAACCTTCTGCTCTGATACCCGAACCACTATAAGAGAGTTGATCCGAATTTT GGAGAAACCTGTTGTGGATTTTCATATCCTGGAAGAACTATGCATGAAGATAAAAGGAGCATCATCTTG CATTGGTGCTCATCAAATAGCACTTGCATCTGGTGATCTTTTTCGAGCTGTTACTGACAAATGTAAGGAACG GTGCGTCGTGGCTGTAGATGCAATCAAACATGAATTTATGCGGCTGAATGAAAGGTTGGACGCTGTCCTTCAG CTGGAGCAGAAAATCCTCTCCCATCGCTGA
- the LOC123193611 gene encoding uncharacterized protein LOC123193611 isoform X1, which yields MANEKEILNKKLLGIISSMEEQGLVNPRFRMIRTLKESNGPFFFAELIPTFCSDTRTTIRELIRILEKPVVDFHILEELCMKIKGASSCIGAHQIALASGDLFRAVTDKCKERCVVAVDAIKHEFMRLNERLDAVLQLEQKILSHR from the exons ATGGCGAATGAAAAGGAGATTTTGAACAAGAAGCTCCTTGGAATTATCAGCTCCATGGAGGAACAA GGTTTGGTGAACCCTCGTTTTCGAATGATTCGTACGTTGAAGGAGTCTAATGGCCCTTTCTTTTTTGCTGAGTTGATACCAACCTTCTGCTCTGATACCCGAACCACTATAAGAGAGTTGATCCGAATTTT GGAGAAACCTGTTGTGGATTTTCATATCCTGGAAGAACTATGCATGAAGATAAAAGGAGCATCATCTTG CATTGGTGCTCATCAAATAGCACTTGCATCTGGTGATCTTTTTCGAGCTGTTACTGACAAATGTAAGGAACG GTGCGTCGTGGCTGTAGATGCAATCAAACATGAATTTATGCGGCTGAATGAAAGGTTGGACGCTGTCCTTCAG CTGGAGCAGAAAATCCTCTCCCATCGCTGA
- the LOC123192639 gene encoding serine/threonine-protein kinase D6PKL2-like, with the protein MQPCADDASDDPDNLSFTSTTTVTNAQELKRSASSGSEATTWTSTTTISSTTSSSTTTAKQQHAPPCKDQYWHAIHRATSTNPNALTLSDLRFVHRLGSGDIGSVYLVELKHAATGCLFAAKVMDKKEVVSRNKENRARIEREILEMIDHPFLPTLYATLDCPRWSCLLTEFCPGGDLHVLRQRQPEKRFSESAVRFYASEVVVALEYLHMMGIVYRDLKPENVLVRSDGHIMLTDFDLSLKSEDSTSTVQVVSDHNPPINDQLIDYPVDPSPYNNSSCIIPNCMVPVVSCFHPKRNKRKKRLRNRGSLEIIAEPVDVRSMSFVGTHEYLAPEIVSSEGHGNAVDWWTLGIFIFEMFYGTTPFKGTDHELTLANIVARALEFPKEPSVPGPAKDLITQLLVKDSNKRMGSIMGAASIKHHQFFNGVNWALLRCAKPPYVPRPAAYQDFVATKTSTDNSIEYF; encoded by the exons ATGCAACCATGCGCCGATGATGCATCCGACGATCCCGACAATCTCAGCTTCACTTCCACCACCACCGTTACCAATGCACAAGAACTGAAACGTAGTGCAAGCTCAGGCTCAGAAGCCACAACTTGGACAAGTACAACAACAATCTCAAGCACAACCTCCTCCTCTACCACCACCGCCAAACAACAACACGCGCCGCCATGCAAAGACCAGTACTGGCATGCAATTCACCGCGCAACCTCTACAAACCCTAATGCACTCACGTTAAGCGACCTCCGCTTCGTCCACCGCCTCGGAAGCGGCGACATCGGCAGCGTATACCTCGTGGAGCTCAAGCACGCAGCCACCGGCTGCCTGTTCGCCGCTAAAGTCATGGACAAGAAAGAGGTCGTGAGtcgaaacaaagaaaatagGGCGAGGATAGAAAGGGAAATTCTGGAAATGATCGATCATCCTTTCTTGCCAACTCTGTATGCCACGTTGGATTGTCCACGGTGGTCGTGCCTGTTGACTGAGTTCTGTCCCGGCGGTGATCTGCATGTTCTCCGCCAACGGCAGCCGGAGAAAAGATTCTCAGAATCCGCAGTCAG gttttatgcTTCAGAAGTAGTTGTTGCTCTGGAGTACCTACACATGATGGGGATAGTTTACCGTGATCTGAAGCCTGAAAATGTACTCGTAAGATCTGACGGTCACATCATGTTGACAGATTTTGATCTCTCTTTAAAAAGTGAAGACTCAACATCCACGGTTCAGGTTGTTTCTGATCATAACCCGCCAATCAACGATCAACTTATTGATTATCCTGTCGATCCATCTCCATATAACAATTCTTCATGCATCATACCCAATTGCATGGTGCCAGTTGTCTCATGTTTTCACCCAAAACGTAATAAACGAAAAAAGAGATTAAGAAACCGTGGGAGCCTTGAAATAATTGCTGAGCCAGTTGATGTAAGATCAATGTCTTTTGTTGGAACCCATGAGTATCTAGCCCCAGAGATTGTATCAAGTGAAGGTCACGGTAATGCAGTGGATTGGTGGACATTGGGAATATTCATATTTGAAATGTTCTATGGAACAACACCATTTAAGGGTACTGACCATGAGTTAACCTTGGCTAATATTGTGGCTCGAGCCCTCGAGTTCCCTAAAGAACCATCTGTGCCTGGACCTGCCAAGGACTTGATCACACAACTTCTTGTAAAAGACTCAAACAAGCGAATGGGATCCATTATGGGGGCTGCATCCATCAagcatcatcaatttttcaACGGGGTCAATTGGGCACTGTTGAGATGTGCGAAACCGCCATATGTCCCCCGACCAGCTGCATATCAAGATTTTGTTGCTACCAAAACTAGTACTGATAATTCTATTGAGTATTTCTAG